A genomic segment from Nicotiana tabacum cultivar K326 chromosome 9, ASM71507v2, whole genome shotgun sequence encodes:
- the LOC107783110 gene encoding ATP synthase subunit d, mitochondrial — protein sequence MSGVGKKIADVTFKAGRTIDWEGMAKLLVTDEARKEFSNLRRAFDDVNSQLQTKFSQEPEPINWEYYRKGIGSRLVDMYKEAYESIEIPKFEDTVTPQYKPKFDALLVELKEAEQKSLKESERLEKEVAEVQELKKKLSTMTAEEYFEKHPELKKKFDDEIRNDYWGY from the exons ATGAGCGGAGTGGGGAAGAAGATCGCCGACGTTACATTCAAGGCCGGTAGGACTATTGATTGGGAAGGAATGGCGAAGCTTCTGGTCACCGATGAAGCTCGCAAGGAGTTCTCTAACCTCCGCCGTGCCTTCGATGATGTCAACTCTCAACTCCAGACCAAGTTCAGCCAG GAGCCTGAGCCCATAAACTGGGAATATTACAGGAAAGGAATTGGTTCTCGCTTGGTAGACATGTACAAAGAGGCCTATGAAA GCATTGAGATCCCCAAGTTTGAGGACACAGTTACTCCTCAATACAAACCCAAGTTTGATGCCTTG TTGGTGGAACTGAAAGAAGCCGAGCAGAAATCTCTCAAGGAATCTGAAAGATTAGAAAAGGAAGTTGCTGAAGTCCAAGAGTTGAAG AAAAAACTCAGTACCATGACAGCAGAAGAATACTTTGAGAAGCATCCTGAGTTAAAGAAGAAATTCGATGATGAAATTCGAAACGATTACTGGGGCTACTAA